A stretch of Microbulbifer sp. SAOS-129_SWC DNA encodes these proteins:
- a CDS encoding YraN family protein, with the protein MPSNPDSAGIGAQMEAAAAVHLQRAGLRIEARNYRCRRGEIDLIARDGKTLVFVEVRFRRHRHFGGAGATVDGRKQRKLLAAAETYLQQYKQDCPCRFDVVAIEGSADNIQWITNAFGSD; encoded by the coding sequence GTGCCTTCTAACCCGGACAGCGCCGGTATCGGCGCGCAGATGGAGGCCGCCGCCGCGGTCCACCTGCAGCGCGCCGGTCTGCGCATTGAAGCGCGCAACTACCGCTGCCGCCGCGGCGAGATCGACCTGATCGCGCGCGATGGCAAAACCCTCGTCTTCGTCGAGGTGCGCTTTCGCCGCCACCGCCATTTCGGCGGCGCCGGCGCTACGGTAGATGGGCGCAAGCAGCGCAAGCTGCTGGCCGCTGCGGAGACCTATCTGCAGCAGTACAAACAGGATTGCCCCTGCCGCTTCGATGTCGTCGCCATCGAGGGCAGCGCGGACAACATTCAGTGGATCACCAATGCATTTGGTAGCGATTAG
- a CDS encoding SIS domain-containing protein, whose translation MEQRVVTLFHHSLEATMNAGEILAPLVAEASEMIVHTLLAENKLLLCGNGVSSALAQSFCSQLMGGFQRERPGLPAIALCSDGITTGTVARNHGRAETFAQPVRALGQPGDLLVILSSDGRDSNLVQAMRAARDRDMGILALTGGDGGDCAALLDTHDIELRVPSEVAAEVHQVHLLTIFCLCDLIDSSLFGGYED comes from the coding sequence ATGGAACAGCGAGTCGTAACACTTTTTCACCACAGCCTCGAGGCCACCATGAATGCCGGCGAGATACTGGCTCCCCTGGTGGCAGAAGCGAGCGAGATGATCGTGCACACACTGCTGGCGGAGAACAAGCTGCTGTTGTGTGGCAACGGCGTCAGCAGCGCGCTGGCGCAGAGCTTTTGCTCACAGCTGATGGGCGGTTTCCAGCGTGAGCGCCCGGGCCTGCCGGCTATCGCGCTGTGCAGCGACGGTATCACCACCGGCACTGTTGCGCGCAACCACGGTCGCGCGGAGACTTTTGCCCAGCCGGTGCGCGCCCTCGGCCAACCCGGTGACCTGCTGGTGATTCTCAGCAGCGACGGCCGCGACTCCAACCTGGTACAGGCAATGCGCGCCGCGCGCGACCGCGATATGGGCATTCTCGCCCTGACCGGTGGCGACGGCGGCGACTGCGCCGCACTGCTCGACACGCACGATATTGAACTCCGTGTGCCTTCGGAAGTCGCAGCAGAAGTACATCAAGTGCACCTGTTAACCATTTTCTGCCTGTGCGACCTGATCGACAGCAGTTTGTTCGGTGGCTACGAGGACTGA
- a CDS encoding BON domain-containing protein, with protein sequence MLKLLTNNRLIIALALCGALGGCSTVLEATHNGPIQQDPGQRSLGTYLDDEKIQTITEVNINKAHPDLKNANIHVNVFNGVVLLTGQAPSSELRLLAGRTAQQVQNVRQVYNEVQVRGNISMLASSSDAWLTTKVKSVLLANKEIDSGRIKVVTENGVIYLMGLLTRAEAERAADVTRSIGGVQKVVKAVEYID encoded by the coding sequence ATGCTAAAACTATTGACCAATAACCGCCTGATCATTGCCCTTGCCCTGTGCGGCGCCCTGGGCGGCTGCAGCACCGTGCTGGAAGCCACCCACAACGGTCCAATCCAGCAGGACCCCGGCCAGCGCTCCCTCGGGACCTACCTGGACGACGAGAAAATCCAGACCATCACCGAGGTCAACATCAACAAGGCCCACCCGGACCTGAAGAATGCCAACATCCACGTCAATGTGTTCAATGGCGTAGTGTTACTGACCGGCCAGGCCCCCAGCAGTGAACTGCGCCTGCTGGCCGGGCGCACCGCACAGCAGGTGCAGAACGTGCGCCAGGTCTATAACGAGGTCCAGGTGCGCGGCAATATCTCGATGCTGGCGAGCAGCAGTGATGCCTGGCTCACCACCAAGGTCAAAAGCGTGTTGCTGGCCAACAAGGAAATCGACAGCGGCCGCATCAAGGTGGTGACCGAAAACGGGGTCATCTACCTGATGGGCCTGCTGACGCGCGCCGAAGCCGAGCGCGCCGCGGATGTGACGCGCAGTATCGGCGGTGTGCAGAAGGTGGTGAAAGCGGTGGAATATATCGACTGA
- the rhlB gene encoding ATP-dependent RNA helicase RhlB: protein MIGKLFRRSSDNSDEPRPESTEPRASKSAGGSESPAPDGGERRSGKGRQHGRRGGGSQREGSQREKSSSRSQKAAPWSLDQFPVPEQEGKVRFHDLDLPLPLMHAIADLGFQYSSPIQGRSLPHTLNGHDLVGKAQTGTGKTAAFLITIIDDLLKNPFEGERYAGEARTLIIAPTRELVMQIADDAKALCKYTDLEIHTLVGGMDYQKQQRNLNERLVDILVATPGRLLDFASNRDCYLDQVEILVIDEADRMLDMGFIPQVRRIVRQTPRKTHRQTMFFSATFTPEVDTLVEQWTEEPVIVEIEPERVATDSVDQHVYLAASDEKYALLYNILQSDEVESLIVFANRRDQCRRLFEHLEAHGFKVGLLSGEVAQNKRVRTLDDFKNGRTRVLVATDVAGRGIHIDGISHVVNFTLPEEPEDYVHRIGRTGRAGKTGTSISFACEDDAMRLEPIEKLLGTKLNCEVPPEALLVQPPVVKVKRSGGSGSGGDRRGRRGGSGGGGGRRPRH, encoded by the coding sequence TTGATAGGAAAGTTGTTTCGCCGTTCTTCCGACAACTCTGACGAGCCGCGCCCGGAATCCACCGAGCCGCGCGCGTCCAAATCCGCCGGAGGCAGCGAGTCCCCGGCACCGGACGGCGGTGAGCGCCGCAGCGGCAAGGGTCGCCAGCACGGCCGCCGCGGAGGTGGCAGTCAGCGGGAAGGCAGTCAGCGTGAAAAGAGCAGCAGCCGCTCGCAGAAGGCCGCACCCTGGTCCCTGGACCAGTTCCCGGTGCCGGAGCAGGAAGGCAAGGTGCGTTTCCACGACCTGGATCTGCCGCTGCCGCTGATGCATGCCATTGCCGACCTGGGTTTCCAGTACAGCTCGCCGATCCAGGGCCGCTCCCTGCCGCACACGCTGAACGGCCACGACCTGGTGGGCAAGGCGCAGACCGGTACCGGCAAGACCGCCGCCTTCCTGATCACTATTATCGACGACCTGCTCAAGAATCCGTTTGAGGGCGAGCGTTATGCCGGCGAGGCGCGCACACTGATCATTGCACCGACCCGCGAGCTGGTCATGCAGATCGCCGACGACGCCAAGGCCCTGTGTAAGTACACCGACCTGGAAATCCACACGCTGGTCGGCGGCATGGACTACCAGAAGCAGCAGCGCAACCTGAATGAGCGCCTGGTGGACATCCTGGTGGCGACACCTGGCCGCCTGCTGGATTTCGCCAGCAATCGCGATTGCTATCTCGACCAGGTGGAAATCCTGGTGATCGACGAGGCCGACCGCATGCTGGATATGGGCTTCATTCCGCAGGTGCGCCGTATCGTGCGCCAGACCCCGCGCAAGACGCACCGCCAGACCATGTTCTTCTCAGCCACCTTCACCCCGGAAGTCGACACGCTGGTAGAGCAGTGGACCGAAGAGCCGGTCATCGTCGAGATCGAACCGGAGCGGGTGGCCACCGACAGCGTCGACCAGCACGTTTACCTGGCAGCCAGTGATGAGAAATACGCGCTGCTCTACAACATCCTGCAGAGCGATGAAGTCGAGAGCCTGATCGTGTTCGCCAACCGCCGCGACCAGTGTCGCCGCCTGTTCGAGCATCTGGAGGCGCACGGCTTCAAGGTCGGGTTGCTGTCCGGTGAGGTCGCGCAGAACAAGCGTGTGCGTACCCTCGACGACTTCAAGAATGGCCGCACCCGGGTGCTGGTGGCTACCGATGTGGCCGGCCGCGGTATCCATATCGATGGCATCAGCCACGTGGTGAACTTCACCCTGCCGGAGGAGCCGGAGGATTATGTGCACCGCATCGGTCGTACCGGCCGTGCCGGCAAGACCGGTACCTCGATCAGCTTCGCCTGTGAAGATGACGCCATGCGCCTGGAGCCGATCGAGAAGCTACTGGGCACCAAGCTGAATTGCGAAGTGCCACCGGAAGCGCTGCTGGTACAGCCGCCCGTGGTGAAGGTCAAGCGCAGCGGCGGTTCCGGCTCCGGCGGGGACCGGCGCGGTCGCCGCGGCGGAAGCGGCGGCGGTGGCGGGCGACGCCCCAGACACTGA
- a CDS encoding MATE family efflux transporter produces MFATRRAARDRGPPALVTTIDAAASARHNAAAFPRYSGVNPDCCRPMPPMIKLYKRATGTELSRLATLGGPLVASNLAVVSMGVTDTIVAGRAGGVDLAGLALGASIWSVCAVALMGLLAALSPIVAHLRGARDETGCAQQLQQATWIALVGGLAVVAALLATPWWSQWIDTEEPVRRVLQQYLLALATGTLPFAIGTALRGYCEGMGQVRPVMRIYLAAAALNIPLDILLVFGAGPIPAMGGAGCGWATALVSTSIAAALFWHAGHDPAYRALQLKLLPPRPHWPTQRHLLAVGLPICVGAGSEVTFFASLTILLAPYGATIVAAHQIGLNVGSIFYLVALALAQALSIRVAQLLGQGRPRRARFTSLVGVGSGIAYAAVTGVVLITLRHPFVLAYTGNADIIAVATNLLLLCAAFQLVDVAQAMTWGALRGYRDTRVPMIMQLFSYWLVGLICARWLGEQYWGVYGYWVGICLGLGTAAVLLGLRLWRTSGRALAFTPARRRGFAN; encoded by the coding sequence ATGTTTGCCACCCGCCGCGCCGCCCGGGATCGCGGCCCTCCGGCGCTGGTGACGACCATTGATGCCGCTGCCAGTGCCCGCCATAATGCCGCCGCTTTTCCCCGCTACAGTGGGGTGAACCCCGACTGCTGCAGACCCATGCCACCGATGATCAAGCTGTACAAACGCGCCACCGGCACCGAACTCTCGCGCCTAGCCACGCTGGGCGGCCCGCTGGTAGCCAGCAACCTGGCGGTGGTCAGCATGGGCGTCACCGACACCATCGTCGCCGGTCGCGCCGGCGGGGTGGACCTGGCCGGCCTGGCGCTGGGCGCCAGTATCTGGTCGGTGTGCGCCGTCGCGCTGATGGGATTGCTGGCCGCGTTGTCCCCCATCGTCGCCCACCTGCGCGGTGCCCGCGACGAGACGGGCTGTGCGCAACAACTGCAACAGGCCACCTGGATCGCGCTGGTCGGCGGGCTGGCAGTGGTCGCGGCACTGCTGGCTACCCCCTGGTGGAGCCAGTGGATCGACACCGAGGAACCGGTGCGCCGGGTACTGCAGCAGTACCTGCTGGCACTGGCGACCGGCACGCTGCCGTTTGCGATCGGCACGGCCCTGCGCGGCTACTGCGAGGGTATGGGACAGGTGCGGCCGGTCATGCGTATCTACCTGGCGGCGGCGGCTCTCAACATACCGCTGGATATCCTGCTGGTGTTCGGCGCCGGGCCGATTCCGGCTATGGGCGGCGCCGGCTGCGGCTGGGCCACAGCGCTGGTGAGCACCTCCATTGCCGCAGCGCTGTTCTGGCATGCGGGCCACGATCCGGCCTACCGCGCCCTGCAGCTGAAACTGTTACCGCCGCGGCCCCACTGGCCGACCCAGCGACACCTGCTGGCAGTGGGCCTGCCGATCTGTGTCGGCGCCGGCAGCGAGGTGACCTTCTTCGCCAGCCTGACGATCCTCCTCGCGCCGTACGGCGCCACCATCGTCGCCGCGCACCAGATCGGCCTGAATGTCGGCTCCATTTTCTATCTCGTGGCGCTGGCGCTGGCACAGGCGCTGAGTATCCGCGTGGCCCAGCTGCTCGGCCAGGGGCGGCCGCGCCGGGCGCGCTTCACCAGTCTGGTAGGGGTCGGTAGCGGCATCGCCTATGCAGCGGTGACCGGCGTTGTACTGATCACCCTGCGCCACCCATTTGTACTGGCCTATACCGGCAACGCCGATATCATCGCCGTCGCCACCAACCTGCTGCTGCTGTGCGCCGCCTTCCAGCTGGTGGATGTGGCCCAGGCGATGACCTGGGGCGCGCTGCGCGGCTACCGCGACACCCGTGTGCCGATGATCATGCAACTGTTCTCCTACTGGCTGGTGGGGCTGATCTGCGCGCGCTGGCTGGGCGAGCAGTACTGGGGGGTCTACGGCTACTGGGTGGGCATCTGTCTCGGTCTCGGCACCGCCGCAGTCCTGCTGGGCCTGCGCCTGTGGCGCACCAGCGGGCGCGCGCTGGCGTTCACACCAGCGCGCAGACGCGGCTTCGCGAACTGA
- a CDS encoding succinylglutamate desuccinylase/aspartoacylase family protein, producing the protein MISSSPLSPPRRLLCIALLLLSGQVLAQNQEEPSKTTKKPVPKAENLQLDLPMEAPATREPAQKQPAAEPQQPMPKAENLQLDQPLPEPDASTAQKAHKPAAAAGKNTPTKPDAAATDNGASGDTTATDTAAQDSAADKSSGDTAKPLRLLGAEVPPATSTRLAWSPTQHFEGVYSSTAVLVVNGAHPGPTLCLTAAIHGDELNGIETVRRVMYNLDKEKLHGAVIGVPIVNLQGFHRGSRYLTDRRDLNRYFPGYPDGSSAARIAYSFFHEVILHCNAVVDLHTGSFYRTNLPQLRGDLRNPKVVKLTKGFGSTVVMHSEGAKGTLRRAAVAAGIPTVTLEAGAPMVLDEASVSHSVKGIRTLLNQLDMVSKFRLWGDPEPVYYNATWQRATTGGIIFSKVKLGASVSKGDLLGTVTNPITNVRTEIRSKYNGRILGMAMNQVVQPGFAAYHIGIQAPQEQISPPEEVTAESKVESAAEQPADSDAAADEPAGDAPAPTTEEELTPADSGSDED; encoded by the coding sequence ATGATTTCGAGCTCGCCACTGAGCCCGCCTCGCCGCCTTTTGTGTATCGCCCTGCTGCTTCTCTCCGGCCAGGTCCTGGCACAGAATCAGGAAGAGCCGTCAAAAACGACCAAAAAGCCGGTGCCGAAGGCCGAGAACCTGCAGCTGGATCTGCCGATGGAAGCCCCGGCCACCAGGGAGCCGGCGCAGAAGCAGCCCGCTGCGGAGCCGCAGCAGCCGATGCCCAAGGCGGAAAACCTGCAGCTGGACCAGCCGCTGCCCGAGCCGGATGCCAGCACCGCGCAGAAAGCGCACAAACCCGCTGCCGCGGCCGGCAAAAACACCCCCACAAAACCGGACGCGGCGGCAACGGACAACGGCGCGAGCGGGGATACGACGGCGACAGACACCGCGGCGCAAGACAGCGCGGCGGACAAAAGCAGCGGGGACACGGCCAAACCGCTGCGCCTGCTCGGTGCCGAGGTACCGCCGGCCACCTCCACCCGCCTGGCCTGGTCGCCGACCCAGCACTTCGAGGGTGTCTACAGCTCTACCGCGGTGCTGGTGGTGAACGGCGCTCACCCGGGGCCGACCCTGTGCCTGACCGCGGCGATTCACGGCGATGAGCTGAATGGGATCGAGACGGTACGCCGGGTCATGTACAACCTGGATAAGGAAAAACTGCATGGCGCAGTGATCGGTGTCCCGATCGTCAACCTGCAGGGTTTCCACCGCGGATCCCGCTACCTGACCGACCGCCGCGACCTGAACCGCTATTTCCCCGGCTACCCGGACGGCTCGTCGGCGGCGCGTATCGCCTACTCGTTTTTCCACGAAGTGATCCTGCACTGCAACGCGGTGGTCGACCTGCACACCGGTTCTTTCTATCGCACCAACCTGCCGCAGCTGCGCGGCGACCTGCGCAACCCCAAGGTGGTCAAGCTGACCAAGGGCTTTGGCTCTACCGTGGTAATGCACAGCGAGGGCGCCAAGGGCACCCTGCGCCGCGCCGCGGTCGCCGCTGGCATCCCCACGGTTACGCTGGAGGCCGGAGCACCGATGGTGCTGGACGAGGCTTCGGTGAGCCACAGCGTCAAGGGCATCCGCACGCTGCTGAACCAGCTGGATATGGTGAGCAAGTTCCGCCTGTGGGGGGACCCGGAGCCGGTTTACTACAACGCTACCTGGCAGCGCGCGACCACCGGCGGCATCATCTTCAGCAAGGTGAAACTGGGGGCATCGGTCAGTAAAGGGGACCTGCTCGGCACGGTTACCAACCCGATCACCAATGTGCGCACCGAGATCCGCTCCAAATACAACGGTCGCATCCTCGGCATGGCCATGAACCAGGTGGTGCAACCCGGTTTTGCCGCTTATCACATCGGTATCCAGGCGCCGCAGGAACAGATCAGCCCGCCCGAGGAAGTGACTGCGGAAAGCAAAGTCGAAAGTGCCGCAGAACAACCCGCGGACAGCGATGCCGCAGCGGACGAACCCGCCGGGGATGCCCCGGCGCCGACAACAGAGGAAGAGCTGACGCCCGCCGACAGCGGCAGCGACGAAGACTAG
- a CDS encoding cation diffusion facilitator family transporter — protein MHEHVHHRHGGGHLRPLVWSLVITFAFAMVEAVGGWMSGSLALLGDAGHMATDALALALGAVAALLAQKPADRELSFGWGRAEVLAAIVNAVFMLLIVIGIGIAAIERLRTPQPVHGGTVMLIALIGLLVNVAVAWVLHRGEQTLNIRGALLHVMGDLLGSVAALIAGAVIYFTGWTPIDPLLSLLICVLILISSLRLLRDSVDVLMERVPRELSLPVVGKTLAAVEGVRSVHDLHIWRLDSSTISLSAHIVVDDLQAWSGVLERLRETLIKRFDIDHITLQPEPLDHHSAVEIIDRVSDRD, from the coding sequence ATGCACGAACACGTCCACCACCGCCATGGCGGCGGTCACCTGCGCCCGCTGGTGTGGAGCCTGGTTATTACCTTTGCGTTTGCCATGGTCGAGGCAGTCGGCGGCTGGATGTCCGGCTCGCTGGCGCTACTGGGTGACGCCGGCCACATGGCCACCGACGCGCTGGCGCTGGCGCTGGGCGCGGTGGCCGCGCTGCTGGCGCAGAAGCCGGCGGACCGCGAGTTATCGTTTGGCTGGGGGCGCGCCGAGGTGCTGGCCGCCATCGTCAACGCGGTGTTCATGCTGCTGATCGTGATCGGGATCGGCATTGCCGCCATTGAGCGCTTGCGCACGCCGCAGCCGGTACACGGCGGCACGGTGATGTTGATCGCGTTGATCGGGCTGCTGGTGAATGTCGCCGTGGCCTGGGTGCTGCACCGCGGCGAGCAGACGCTGAATATCCGCGGCGCGCTGCTGCATGTGATGGGGGACCTGCTGGGTTCGGTGGCGGCGCTGATCGCCGGTGCAGTGATCTACTTTACCGGCTGGACACCGATCGACCCACTGCTGTCCCTGCTGATCTGCGTGCTGATCCTGATTTCCAGCCTGCGCCTGCTGCGCGATTCCGTCGATGTGTTGATGGAGCGGGTACCGCGGGAGCTGAGCCTGCCGGTGGTGGGTAAAACGCTGGCGGCGGTGGAGGGGGTGCGCTCGGTACACGACCTGCATATCTGGCGCCTCGACTCCAGCACCATTTCCCTGTCCGCACATATCGTCGTCGATGACCTGCAGGCCTGGTCGGGAGTGCTGGAGCGGCTGCGTGAGACACTGATCAAGCGCTTCGATATCGACCACATTACGCTGCAGCCGGAGCCACTCGATCATCACTCGGCGGTGGAAATTATCGACCGGGTCAGCGATCGCGACTGA
- the prmC gene encoding peptide chain release factor N(5)-glutamine methyltransferase, which translates to MSTVKENLARSVALVDSDSPRLDAEVLLGHVLGRSRTWLFTWPEYQLNDAEQAQYDRLLARRAAGEPVAHLTGMREFWSLPLKVDASTLIPRPDTELLVELALQLCPQQALCALDLGTGTGAIALALASERPDWEILAADKSADAAALAEENRSALGLDNVRVIQSDWFAQIPPQAFQLIVSNPPYIDAADPHLEQGDVRFEPRSALVAEEAGLADIERIARGSRKYLASGGWLLVEHGWQQAEAVRRIFAAAGLKRVASHRDLSGWERVTLGRK; encoded by the coding sequence ATGAGCACGGTAAAAGAAAACCTCGCCCGCAGCGTCGCACTGGTCGACAGCGACAGTCCGCGCCTGGATGCCGAGGTGTTGCTCGGCCATGTGCTGGGACGCTCGCGCACCTGGCTGTTCACCTGGCCCGAGTACCAGCTGAACGATGCCGAGCAGGCACAGTACGACCGGCTGCTGGCGCGCCGCGCTGCCGGTGAACCGGTGGCGCACCTGACCGGCATGCGGGAATTCTGGTCGCTGCCGTTGAAGGTTGATGCCTCCACGCTGATTCCGCGCCCGGATACCGAACTGCTGGTAGAGCTGGCGCTGCAGCTGTGCCCGCAGCAGGCGTTGTGCGCGCTGGATCTCGGCACCGGCACCGGCGCCATCGCCCTGGCCCTGGCCAGCGAACGGCCGGACTGGGAGATCCTCGCCGCGGACAAGTCCGCCGACGCGGCAGCGCTGGCGGAGGAGAACCGCAGCGCGCTCGGCCTGGACAATGTACGGGTGATTCAGAGCGACTGGTTTGCACAGATACCGCCGCAGGCGTTTCAATTGATCGTCAGCAATCCGCCCTATATCGACGCCGCCGATCCGCACCTGGAGCAGGGTGATGTACGCTTTGAGCCGCGTTCGGCGCTGGTGGCGGAGGAGGCCGGCCTGGCGGATATCGAGCGTATCGCCAGGGGCAGCCGCAAGTACCTGGCCAGCGGCGGCTGGCTGCTGGTGGAGCACGGCTGGCAGCAGGCCGAGGCGGTGCGCAGGATCTTCGCCGCGGCCGGCCTGAAGCGGGTGGCCAGTCACCGCGACCTGTCCGGCTGGGAACGGGTGACGCTGGGGCGGAAATAG
- the prfA gene encoding peptide chain release factor 1, with amino-acid sequence MKDSVRTKLDNLVERHEEVSALLGDADVIGDQNQFRDLSREYAELEEVVKCYGRYRQLQEDMEAAREMLGESDAEMREMAEEELAGAEAQVEPLESELQRLLLPKDPNDRKNAYLEIRAGTGGDEAAIFSGDLFRMYSRYAEKQGWRIEIISENPGEHGGYKEIITRVAGDDVYAKLKFESGAHRVQRVPETESQGRIHTSACTVAVMPEPDERDAVEINKADLRVDTYRASGAGGQHVNKTDSAVRLTHLPTGIVVECQDERSQHKNRAKAMALLQARLSSEQEAAAAKEISDARRNLVGSGDRSERIRTYNYPQGRVTDHRIGLTLYKLDEIMQGALEEVIDPLRTEHQADQLAALGQ; translated from the coding sequence ATGAAAGACTCGGTAAGAACCAAACTGGACAACCTGGTGGAGCGCCACGAGGAAGTGTCCGCGCTGCTCGGTGATGCCGATGTGATTGGCGACCAGAACCAGTTCCGCGACCTGTCGCGGGAGTACGCCGAGCTGGAAGAGGTGGTCAAGTGTTACGGCCGCTACCGCCAGCTGCAGGAAGATATGGAGGCAGCCCGCGAAATGCTCGGCGAGAGCGACGCGGAGATGCGCGAGATGGCCGAGGAGGAACTGGCCGGCGCCGAGGCGCAGGTGGAACCGCTGGAGAGCGAGCTGCAGCGGCTGCTGTTGCCGAAAGATCCCAACGACCGCAAAAACGCCTATCTGGAAATCCGCGCCGGCACCGGCGGCGACGAGGCGGCGATCTTCTCCGGCGATCTGTTCCGCATGTACTCCCGCTACGCCGAAAAGCAGGGCTGGCGTATCGAGATCATCAGTGAAAACCCCGGTGAACACGGCGGCTACAAGGAGATCATCACCCGCGTGGCCGGTGATGATGTCTACGCCAAGCTCAAGTTCGAGTCCGGCGCGCACCGGGTGCAGCGGGTGCCGGAGACCGAATCCCAGGGCCGTATCCATACCTCCGCCTGTACCGTTGCGGTAATGCCGGAACCGGACGAGCGCGATGCCGTGGAGATCAACAAGGCCGACCTGCGCGTGGACACCTACCGCGCGTCCGGCGCCGGCGGCCAGCACGTCAACAAGACCGATTCCGCCGTGCGCCTGACCCACCTGCCGACCGGTATCGTGGTGGAGTGCCAGGACGAGCGCTCCCAGCACAAGAACCGCGCCAAGGCCATGGCGCTGCTGCAGGCCAGGCTCTCCAGCGAGCAGGAGGCGGCCGCGGCGAAAGAGATTTCCGATGCGCGCCGCAATCTCGTCGGCAGCGGCGACCGCTCCGAGCGTATCCGCACCTACAACTACCCGCAGGGCCGCGTCACCGACCACCGTATCGGCCTGACCCTGTACAAGCTCGACGAGATCATGCAGGGCGCGCTGGAAGAGGTGATCGACCCGCTGCGCACCGAGCACCAGGCCGACCAGCTGGCGGCGCTGGGGCAGTAA
- the hemA gene encoding glutamyl-tRNA reductase gives MPILALGINHDSAPIEVRERVSFAPEVMPGALADARRALECPELAILSTCNRTEIYAEVEPERLLQWLAGYHRVSPEQLAACSYRYTGEEAVRHMMRVACGLDSLVLGEPQILGQIKSAYAVARESGSVGSLLHSVFQQVFAVAKQVRTETAIGENPVSVAYAAVSLASRIFTDLGEQTALLIGAGETIELVARHLLEQGVKQLIVANRTLNRAEQLAQNFGAEAILLADIPEYLPRADMVISSTASQLPILGKGAVESALKARRHSPMFMVDIAVPRDIEPQVGQLDDVYLYTVDDLRGVIDEGRRSREKAAEAAHQIVDTAAAEFMRARRALGAVDTIRSYRQRAQQIGDAELTRVLTQLDKGDDPRRLLEQLARSLTNKLIHAPTVNLKRATAEGDLERLRIAREIVGLDPLPELDVEKKNG, from the coding sequence ATGCCAATCCTCGCCCTGGGTATCAACCACGACAGCGCACCGATCGAGGTGCGCGAGCGGGTATCCTTTGCCCCGGAAGTGATGCCCGGCGCCCTAGCGGATGCCCGCCGGGCGCTGGAGTGCCCGGAGCTGGCCATTCTGTCGACCTGCAACCGCACCGAGATCTACGCCGAAGTCGAGCCTGAGCGCCTGCTGCAGTGGCTGGCCGGCTACCACCGGGTTTCGCCGGAGCAGCTGGCCGCCTGCAGTTATCGCTACACCGGCGAAGAGGCAGTACGGCATATGATGCGGGTGGCCTGTGGACTCGACTCGCTGGTCCTGGGCGAGCCGCAGATTCTCGGCCAGATCAAATCCGCCTACGCGGTGGCGCGTGAATCCGGCAGTGTCGGCAGCCTGCTGCACAGTGTCTTCCAGCAGGTCTTTGCCGTGGCCAAGCAGGTGCGCACCGAGACCGCGATCGGCGAGAACCCGGTGTCCGTGGCCTACGCGGCGGTGTCGCTGGCATCGCGCATCTTTACCGACCTGGGTGAACAGACGGCACTGCTGATCGGTGCCGGCGAGACCATCGAGCTGGTGGCGCGCCATCTGCTGGAGCAGGGGGTCAAACAGCTGATCGTCGCCAACCGCACACTGAATCGCGCCGAGCAGCTGGCCCAGAACTTCGGTGCCGAGGCCATCCTCCTGGCGGACATCCCCGAATACCTGCCGCGCGCGGATATGGTCATCAGTTCCACCGCCAGCCAGCTGCCGATTCTGGGCAAGGGCGCGGTGGAATCCGCCCTCAAGGCGCGCCGCCACAGCCCCATGTTCATGGTGGATATCGCCGTGCCGCGGGATATCGAGCCGCAGGTGGGCCAACTCGACGACGTCTACCTGTACACCGTTGACGACCTGCGCGGCGTCATCGACGAGGGGCGGCGCTCGCGGGAGAAGGCCGCCGAGGCGGCGCACCAGATTGTCGATACCGCCGCCGCCGAATTTATGCGCGCGCGCCGCGCCCTCGGTGCCGTGGACACCATCCGCAGCTACCGGCAGCGCGCGCAGCAGATCGGCGACGCCGAACTGACGCGAGTGCTCACGCAACTGGACAAAGGGGACGACCCGCGCCGCCTGCTGGAGCAACTGGCCCGCTCCCTGACCAACAAACTGATCCACGCCCCCACGGTAAACCTCAAGCGGGCTACCGCCGAGGGCGATCTGGAGCGGCTGCGCATCGCCCGCGAAATCGTCGGCCTGGACCCGCTGCCGGAACTTGATGTAGAGAAAAAGAACGGATGA